In one Methylobacterium sp. SyP6R genomic region, the following are encoded:
- a CDS encoding NADP-dependent malic enzyme, which yields MSESRPVTRGKRPTFTDQEALQFHQQGRPGKLEVVATKPMATQRDLSLAYSPGVAVPVLAIADDPALAYDYTAKGNLVAVISNGTAILGLGNRGALASKPVMEGKAVLFKRFADIDSFDLEVGTEDPDAFINCVRYLGPTFGGINLEDIKAPECFIIEERLRELMDIPVFHDDQHGTAIISAAGIINALHLTGRDISEARLVVNGAGAAGIACIELVKALGFRSENVILCDTKGVVFQGRTEGMNQWKSAHAVATSKRTLEEAMEGADIAFGLSVKGAFTPEMVASMAPQPIIFAMANPNPEITPEEVAQVRDDAIVATGRSDYPNQVNNVLGFPYIFRGALDVHATTINMEMKIAAAQALAALAREDVPDEVAAAYQGTRPRFGREYIIPVPFDPRLIHTIPTAVAKAAMETGVARKPIDNMDRYRAQLSARRDPVAGTLNRVFERVRKYPKRVVFAEGEEEVVIRAAISFVNQGLGTAILVGREDRVMANAEAAGIDLSGRDNIEIHNAAKSDRNGVYAQFLYARMQRKGYLFRDCQRLINQDRNHFAASMVALGDADAMVTGTTRNYSIALEDVRRVIDHKPGHRVIGVSLCLARGRVVLVADTAIHEMPSAEEIAGIAIEAAGVARRLGYEPRVALLSFSTFGFPKAERAEKVQEAVRILDGMRVDFEYDGEMAADVALNKDLLAQYPFSRLKQPANVLVMPAFHSAAISTKMLQELGGAQVLGPLIVGLDKAVQIVPLGATDSDIVNMAALAAYNIGG from the coding sequence ATGAGCGAGTCCCGCCCCGTCACCCGCGGCAAGCGCCCGACCTTCACCGACCAGGAGGCGCTGCAATTCCACCAGCAGGGCCGGCCCGGCAAGCTGGAGGTGGTGGCGACGAAGCCGATGGCGACGCAGCGCGACCTGTCGCTCGCCTACTCGCCCGGCGTCGCGGTGCCGGTGCTCGCCATCGCCGATGACCCGGCGCTGGCCTACGACTACACCGCCAAGGGCAACCTCGTGGCGGTGATCTCGAACGGCACGGCGATCCTCGGCCTCGGCAACCGTGGCGCGCTCGCCTCGAAGCCCGTGATGGAGGGCAAGGCGGTCCTGTTCAAGCGCTTCGCCGACATCGATTCCTTCGACCTCGAAGTCGGCACCGAGGACCCGGACGCGTTCATCAACTGCGTGCGCTATCTCGGGCCGACCTTCGGCGGCATCAACCTGGAGGACATCAAAGCCCCCGAGTGCTTCATCATCGAGGAGCGCCTGCGGGAATTGATGGACATCCCGGTCTTCCATGACGACCAGCACGGCACCGCGATCATCTCGGCGGCGGGCATCATCAACGCCCTGCACCTGACCGGCCGCGACATCTCGGAAGCCAGGCTCGTCGTCAACGGCGCGGGCGCGGCGGGCATCGCCTGCATCGAGCTCGTCAAGGCGCTGGGCTTCCGCTCCGAGAACGTGATCCTTTGCGACACCAAGGGCGTGGTGTTCCAGGGCCGCACCGAGGGCATGAACCAGTGGAAGTCGGCCCACGCGGTCGCGACCTCGAAGCGGACCCTCGAAGAGGCGATGGAGGGCGCCGACATCGCGTTCGGCCTCTCGGTCAAGGGCGCGTTCACGCCCGAGATGGTCGCCTCGATGGCGCCGCAGCCGATCATCTTCGCGATGGCGAACCCCAACCCCGAGATCACCCCCGAGGAGGTGGCGCAGGTCCGCGACGACGCGATCGTGGCGACCGGGCGTTCGGACTATCCGAACCAGGTCAACAACGTGCTGGGCTTCCCCTACATCTTCCGCGGGGCGCTGGACGTGCACGCGACCACGATCAACATGGAGATGAAGATCGCGGCGGCGCAGGCGCTCGCGGCGCTCGCCCGCGAGGACGTGCCGGACGAGGTGGCGGCGGCCTACCAGGGCACCCGGCCGCGCTTCGGGCGCGAATACATCATCCCGGTGCCGTTCGATCCGCGCCTGATCCACACCATCCCGACGGCCGTGGCCAAGGCCGCCATGGAGACCGGCGTCGCCCGCAAGCCCATCGACAACATGGACCGCTACCGGGCCCAGCTCTCGGCAAGGCGCGATCCCGTCGCCGGCACGCTGAACCGGGTGTTCGAGCGGGTGCGCAAGTATCCCAAGCGCGTCGTCTTCGCCGAGGGCGAGGAGGAGGTGGTGATCCGCGCCGCGATCTCCTTCGTCAACCAGGGCCTCGGCACCGCGATCCTGGTCGGCCGCGAGGACCGGGTGATGGCCAATGCCGAGGCCGCCGGCATCGATCTCTCGGGCCGCGACAACATCGAGATCCACAACGCCGCGAAGTCCGACCGCAACGGCGTCTACGCGCAGTTCCTCTACGCGCGGATGCAGCGCAAGGGCTACCTGTTCCGCGACTGCCAGCGCCTGATCAACCAGGACCGCAACCACTTCGCCGCCTCGATGGTGGCGCTCGGCGACGCCGACGCGATGGTGACGGGAACCACCCGCAACTACTCGATCGCGCTCGAGGACGTGCGCCGGGTCATCGACCACAAGCCCGGCCACCGGGTGATCGGCGTCTCGCTCTGCCTCGCCCGCGGCCGGGTGGTGCTGGTGGCCGACACCGCGATCCACGAGATGCCGAGCGCCGAGGAGATCGCCGGCATCGCCATCGAGGCGGCGGGCGTGGCGCGGCGCCTCGGCTACGAGCCGCGGGTGGCGCTCCTGTCGTTCTCGACCTTCGGCTTCCCCAAGGCCGAGCGCGCCGAGAAGGTGCAGGAGGCGGTGCGCATCCTCGACGGGATGCGGGTCGATTTCGAGTATGACGGCGAGATGGCCGCCGACGTGGCGCTGAACAAGGACCTGCTCGCCCAATACCCGTTCAGCCGGCTCAAGCAGCCGGCCAACGTGCTGGTAATGCCGGCCTTCCACTCGGCGGCGATCTCCACCAAGATGCTGCAGGAACTCGGCGGCGCCCAGGTGCTCGGGCCGCTGATCGTCGGCCTCGACAAGGCGGTGCAGATCGTCCCGCTCGGCGCGACCGATTCCGACATCGTCAACATGGCGGCGCTGGCGGCCTACAACATTGGCGGCTGA
- a CDS encoding metallophosphoesterase, whose amino-acid sequence MAVFFTADTHFGDSHILRQRGRLFTSIDHHDETLVAHWNAVVGPEDEVWHVGDFAAHAERAHCAAIFSRLNGIKRLVRGNHDSNRVLDLPWADPPVESARVTLREEGREWRLFLAHYAHRAWPGLWRGTRHLYGHTHGTLPDTTRSCDVGVDAWEYRPVRLAALAARQDAATLVPEELVRDRAREEAATRDRDGSTEAVIPPATSS is encoded by the coding sequence ATGGCCGTCTTCTTCACCGCCGACACGCATTTCGGCGACAGCCACATCCTGCGCCAGCGCGGCCGCCTGTTCACCTCCATCGACCATCACGACGAAACCCTGGTGGCTCATTGGAACGCCGTCGTCGGGCCCGAGGACGAGGTCTGGCATGTCGGCGACTTCGCCGCCCATGCCGAGCGCGCGCATTGCGCGGCGATCTTCTCACGGTTGAACGGCATCAAGCGCCTGGTGCGCGGCAACCACGACAGCAACCGCGTCCTCGACCTGCCCTGGGCCGATCCGCCGGTGGAGAGCGCGCGGGTCACTCTGCGGGAGGAGGGCCGCGAGTGGCGGCTGTTCCTGGCGCATTACGCCCACCGGGCCTGGCCCGGCCTGTGGCGCGGCACCCGCCACCTCTACGGCCACACCCACGGCACGCTGCCGGACACCACCCGCTCCTGCGATGTCGGGGTCGATGCCTGGGAGTACCGGCCGGTGCGGCTGGCGGCCCTGGCGGCCCGCCAGGATGCGGCGACTCTGGTGCCGGAGGAGCTGGTGCGGGACCGGGCCCGGGAGGAGGCTGCGACGAGGGATCGCGACGGATCGACGGAAGCAGTGATTCCACCCGCGACCTCATCCTGA
- a CDS encoding putative bifunctional diguanylate cyclase/phosphodiesterase — MPRRGDGPDLRASIRRDQLEAVRRSVQQAMPVNALLGATGALVAAQAGHGRAGLAWFAVSSLVNLTRFGLCRAPCLGLAAPEGSPPDQARAAAGAVDRHLQLATLAAFLSGLVWSLVALLCDGYTAPQTLFYLVVVCGITAGAVTHGMAYAAIPASFITPPLLTVAGCLAWTGGFDRTCLALTVLLYLAALLRSAIETERGFRRTSRLKNEATALARARHEAHAAASSLADEMRRRATHDALTGLMNRAGFAQAAEARIRRPGPAPCLMLLDLDGFKSVNDVYGHSTGDRVLAEVAQRLRRTLPPEALAARFGGDEFAVLYDPCAGWPPADLAAALIGAVVEPFESFDAGRLGVSIGLCHAHGPSLTQMLSCADDALYAAKAAGRNRFRIFDEGLRRRLEMRRDSERDLSHALAETGLAVWFQPIFGEGGTRIAGLEALVRWNHPVHGWIPPGEIVAAAARSGLTESLLRFILEQVCGAMQALRAAGIRDVRVAMNVSPREMAQIPVDEIVLDRLRALGLAPLLLEIEITEETALDIEAVQDKLLALSRAGIRVALDDFGVGYSSLASLRQLRAGRVKIDRSLVTGLSASDDKRGLVQTVLGLGRTLGLEVVAEGVETADDLATLRALGCPFLQGYHLGRPVPADQALRQVLAHRTDAA; from the coding sequence ATGCCGCGCCGTGGCGACGGTCCGGACCTGCGCGCCTCGATCCGGCGCGACCAGCTCGAGGCGGTGCGCCGCAGCGTGCAGCAGGCCATGCCGGTCAACGCGCTGCTCGGCGCCACCGGGGCGCTGGTCGCCGCCCAGGCCGGCCACGGGCGTGCGGGCCTCGCCTGGTTCGCGGTGTCGTCGCTCGTCAACCTCACCCGGTTCGGCCTGTGCCGGGCGCCCTGCCTCGGCCTTGCCGCCCCCGAGGGCTCGCCGCCGGACCAGGCCCGGGCCGCCGCCGGCGCGGTCGACCGGCACCTGCAGCTCGCCACCCTGGCGGCGTTCCTGTCGGGCCTCGTCTGGTCCCTGGTGGCGCTCCTGTGCGACGGCTACACCGCGCCCCAGACCCTGTTCTACCTCGTCGTCGTCTGCGGCATCACCGCCGGGGCCGTCACCCACGGCATGGCCTACGCGGCGATTCCCGCGAGCTTCATCACGCCGCCGCTCCTGACGGTGGCCGGCTGCCTCGCCTGGACCGGCGGCTTCGACCGGACCTGCCTCGCCCTCACGGTGCTGCTCTACCTCGCGGCGCTCCTGCGCAGCGCCATCGAGACCGAGCGGGGCTTTCGCCGGACCTCCCGGCTGAAGAACGAGGCCACGGCGCTCGCCCGCGCCCGCCACGAGGCGCATGCGGCGGCAAGCAGCCTCGCCGACGAGATGCGCCGGCGCGCCACCCACGATGCCCTCACCGGGCTGATGAACCGGGCCGGCTTCGCGCAAGCGGCGGAAGCGCGGATCCGCCGGCCCGGACCGGCGCCCTGCCTGATGCTGCTCGACCTCGACGGCTTCAAGTCGGTCAACGACGTCTACGGCCACTCGACCGGCGACCGGGTGCTGGCCGAGGTGGCGCAGCGCCTGCGCCGGACCCTGCCGCCGGAGGCGCTGGCGGCCCGTTTCGGCGGCGACGAGTTCGCGGTGCTGTACGACCCCTGCGCCGGATGGCCGCCCGCCGACCTGGCGGCGGCCCTGATCGGGGCGGTGGTCGAGCCGTTCGAGAGCTTCGATGCCGGCCGCCTCGGCGTCAGCATCGGCCTGTGCCACGCCCACGGGCCCAGCCTGACCCAGATGCTGAGCTGCGCCGACGACGCGCTCTACGCCGCCAAGGCCGCCGGGCGGAACCGCTTCCGGATCTTCGACGAGGGCCTGCGCCGTCGCCTGGAGATGCGGCGCGACAGCGAGCGCGACCTCTCGCACGCCCTCGCCGAGACCGGCCTCGCGGTCTGGTTCCAACCGATCTTCGGCGAGGGCGGTACCCGCATCGCCGGGCTCGAAGCGTTGGTGCGCTGGAACCACCCGGTCCATGGCTGGATCCCGCCCGGCGAGATCGTCGCCGCCGCCGCCCGGTCCGGCCTGACCGAATCGCTCCTGCGCTTCATCCTGGAGCAGGTCTGCGGCGCGATGCAGGCCTTGCGCGCCGCCGGCATCCGCGACGTCCGGGTGGCGATGAACGTCTCGCCGCGGGAGATGGCGCAGATCCCGGTCGACGAGATCGTGCTCGACCGCCTGCGGGCGCTGGGCTTGGCACCGTTGCTCCTCGAGATCGAGATCACCGAGGAGACCGCCCTCGATATCGAGGCGGTGCAGGACAAGCTCCTCGCCCTGTCCCGCGCCGGCATCCGGGTGGCCCTCGACGATTTCGGCGTCGGCTATTCGTCGCTCGCCTCCCTGCGCCAGCTGCGGGCGGGCCGGGTCAAGATCGACCGCAGCCTCGTCACCGGCCTGTCGGCCTCCGACGACAAGCGCGGGCTGGTCCAGACGGTGCTCGGCCTCGGCCGGACGCTCGGCCTCGAAGTGGTGGCCGAGGGCGTCGAGACGGCGGACGACCTCGCCACCCTGCGCGCCCTCGGCTGCCCGTTCCTCCAGGGCTACCATCTCGGCCGGCCGGTCCCGGCCGACCAGGCGCTCCGCCAGGTCCTGGCCCACCGCACGGATGCGGCCTGA
- a CDS encoding phosphomannomutase/phosphoglucomutase: MFPKPHAALTPNTFAFESLPLVAPTGFREYDARWLFPKDLNLMGVQALGLGLGTLVHELGVRPDIVTGHDFRAYSASIKLALIAGMQAAGLRVQDIGLCLSPMAYFGQFALDCPCVAMVTASHNDNGWTGVKMGAERPMTFGPAEMGRLKEIVLSGEFRYRDGGGYRFVPDFSKTYLDDLMSRARPLTRKLKVVAACGNGTAGAFAPGLLERLGCEVVPLDVEADATFPRYNPNPEDMAMLHAIADTVKATGADVGLGFDGDGDRCGVVDEKGHEIFADKVGVMLARDLSLQYPDARFVVDVKSTGLFASDPELKARGVETDYWKTGHSYIKRRVNELNALAGFEKSGHFFFNAPVGRGYDDGLLTAIAVIEMLDRNPDRSLSQLYAALPTTFGSPTMSPHCADEEKYGVVERVTARFREMHERGETLGGAAITGLVTVNGVRVSTADGTWGLVRASSNKPELVVVVESPVSRARLEEMFRAVDGVLRENPQVGTYNQTI, translated from the coding sequence ATGTTCCCGAAGCCCCACGCCGCGCTCACGCCGAACACCTTCGCGTTCGAGAGCCTGCCGCTCGTCGCGCCCACGGGGTTTCGCGAGTACGATGCCCGCTGGCTGTTTCCGAAGGACCTCAACCTGATGGGGGTCCAGGCGCTGGGCCTCGGCCTCGGCACGCTCGTCCACGAGCTCGGCGTGCGCCCCGACATCGTCACCGGCCACGATTTCCGCGCCTACTCGGCATCGATCAAGCTGGCACTCATCGCCGGCATGCAGGCCGCGGGCCTGCGGGTGCAGGATATCGGCCTCTGCCTCTCGCCGATGGCCTATTTCGGCCAGTTCGCCCTCGATTGCCCCTGCGTGGCGATGGTCACCGCCTCGCACAACGACAACGGCTGGACCGGCGTGAAGATGGGCGCCGAGCGCCCGATGACCTTCGGCCCGGCCGAGATGGGCCGCCTCAAGGAGATCGTGCTCTCGGGCGAGTTCCGGTACCGCGACGGTGGCGGCTATCGCTTCGTGCCCGATTTTTCGAAGACCTATCTCGACGACCTGATGTCCCGGGCGCGCCCGCTGACCCGCAAGCTCAAGGTCGTGGCCGCCTGCGGCAACGGCACGGCGGGCGCCTTCGCGCCCGGGCTGCTGGAGCGCCTCGGCTGCGAGGTGGTGCCGCTGGATGTGGAAGCCGACGCCACCTTCCCGCGCTACAACCCGAACCCCGAGGACATGGCGATGCTGCACGCCATCGCCGACACCGTGAAGGCCACCGGCGCCGATGTGGGTCTCGGCTTCGACGGCGACGGCGACCGCTGCGGCGTGGTCGACGAGAAGGGCCACGAGATCTTCGCCGACAAGGTCGGGGTGATGCTCGCCCGCGACCTCTCGCTTCAATATCCCGATGCCCGCTTCGTCGTCGACGTGAAGTCGACGGGCCTCTTCGCTTCCGATCCGGAGCTGAAGGCGCGCGGCGTCGAGACCGACTATTGGAAGACGGGCCATTCCTACATCAAGCGCCGGGTCAACGAGCTGAACGCGCTGGCCGGGTTCGAGAAATCGGGCCACTTCTTCTTCAACGCGCCGGTGGGCCGCGGCTACGACGACGGGCTCCTCACGGCGATCGCCGTGATCGAGATGCTCGACCGCAACCCGGACAGGAGCCTGTCGCAGCTCTACGCTGCGCTCCCCACCACCTTCGGCTCGCCGACGATGTCGCCGCATTGCGCCGACGAGGAGAAGTACGGCGTGGTCGAGCGGGTGACGGCGCGCTTCCGGGAGATGCACGAGCGCGGTGAGACGCTCGGCGGTGCGGCGATCACCGGTCTCGTCACGGTGAACGGGGTGCGGGTCTCCACCGCGGACGGCACCTGGGGCCTGGTACGGGCCTCCTCGAACAAGCCGGAGCTGGTCGTGGTGGTCGAGAGTCCGGTCTCGCGGGCGCGGCTGGAGGAGATGTTCCGGGCGGTGGACGGCGTGCTGCGCGAGAACCCGCAGGTCGGCACCTACAACCAGACGATCTGA
- a CDS encoding fumarylacetoacetate hydrolase family protein produces MQPILDAYDARAILPEDGCAGALAGRIWRPELNGPSVVAVRPGAGGAPDLVDITRAFPTIRDLCETPDPAGALRGAAGETVGALDAVLANTPPDTRDPSKPWLLAPIDLQAVKAAGVTFAVSMLERVIEERARGNPDAAAAIRQEVGRLVGDDLRRLKPGSPEAMALKAVLVAQGAWSQYLEVGIGPDAEIFTKAQPLSSVGCGQEAGLHPGSQWNNPEPEVALVVASDQRIVGATLGNDVNLRDFEGRSALLLGKAKDNAASCALGPFLRLFDDGFSLDHVRRTVVSLEVTGDDGFKLAGTSALSEISRDPADLVDAMMGGTHQYPDGAVLFLGTMFAPVEDRGAPGQGFTHKVGDRVVIRSPALGALVNRMRHCQDCEPWTLGAAALMRNLAARGLLHG; encoded by the coding sequence ATGCAACCGATTCTCGACGCCTACGACGCCCGCGCCATCCTGCCGGAGGATGGCTGCGCCGGAGCGCTGGCCGGCCGGATCTGGCGGCCGGAGCTGAACGGGCCGAGCGTCGTGGCGGTGCGGCCGGGCGCCGGCGGCGCACCGGACCTCGTCGACATCACCCGGGCCTTCCCGACCATCCGCGACCTGTGCGAGACGCCCGATCCGGCGGGCGCCCTGCGGGGAGCCGCGGGCGAGACGGTCGGGGCCCTCGACGCGGTTCTGGCCAACACGCCCCCCGACACCCGCGACCCGTCGAAGCCCTGGCTGCTTGCCCCCATCGACCTCCAGGCGGTCAAGGCCGCCGGCGTGACCTTCGCGGTCTCGATGCTGGAGCGGGTGATCGAGGAGCGGGCCCGGGGCAACCCGGACGCCGCGGCGGCGATCCGCCAGGAGGTCGGGCGGCTCGTCGGCGACGACCTGCGCCGGCTTAAGCCCGGCTCGCCCGAGGCGATGGCGCTGAAGGCCGTGCTGGTGGCGCAAGGCGCCTGGAGCCAGTATCTCGAGGTCGGCATCGGCCCCGACGCCGAGATCTTCACCAAGGCCCAGCCGCTCTCCTCCGTCGGCTGCGGCCAGGAGGCGGGGCTGCATCCGGGCTCGCAATGGAACAACCCGGAGCCCGAGGTCGCCCTGGTGGTGGCCTCCGACCAGCGCATCGTCGGGGCGACGCTCGGCAACGACGTCAACCTGCGCGATTTCGAGGGCCGCTCGGCCCTGCTCTTGGGCAAGGCCAAGGACAACGCCGCCTCCTGCGCGCTGGGCCCGTTCCTGCGCCTGTTCGACGACGGCTTCTCCCTCGACCATGTCCGCCGCACGGTGGTGAGCCTGGAGGTGACGGGCGACGACGGATTCAAGCTCGCGGGCACCTCGGCCCTGTCGGAGATCAGCCGCGACCCGGCCGACCTCGTCGACGCGATGATGGGCGGGACCCACCAGTATCCGGACGGCGCGGTCCTGTTCCTCGGCACGATGTTCGCGCCGGTCGAGGACCGGGGCGCACCGGGCCAGGGCTTCACCCACAAGGTCGGCGACCGGGTGGTGATCCGCAGCCCGGCGCTGGGGGCGCTGGTCAACCGCATGCGCCATTGCCAGGATTGCGAGCCCTGGACCCTCGGCGCGGCGGCGCTGATGCGCAACCTCGCCGCCCGCGGGCTGCTGCACGGCTGA
- a CDS encoding carbohydrate porin, whose amino-acid sequence MRCVGGAGFGVALGLCAGMAAAADLRPPAPALAPAPADGPAFVDWSGPYLGIEGSAGASFGNYRFGPSTVGGRTIPAFQSGDSTRRSDTGRTATTAVGGLFGGYNWQTGPYLYGIEADLYGANLKRPVPSTALGFGYEDVDPAFSVIRGKTDLYGAVRARLGYSFESYLVYATFGLAGADARVLATYPDAAGTMATARKDLSFLGFTLGAGVQYAITPNLALGLDYRYIDLGRSGRFDLGTVPGLGPVSTQAAFSSHQMMARLSWYPYGLKLPAEVAEDAPASRDTGRYSFHGQTTFVSQGVPGFRAPYRGENSLVPNQVQSTTTATLFLGVKLTDSTELYYNPEFSQGFGLSRTLGVAGFVNGEAQKAGAPFPKLRSNRYFIRQTFGLGGATEDVPDGVNQVAMTRDVERISVVAGKFALGDFFDGNVYAHDPRVDFMNWSIWGSSAWDFPANLPGFTQGLMVEYNRPDFAIRAAYTQVPKEPSNDVLDPRVFQRAGTNIEFEERHVLPGLDQPGKLRIGLFSNVGNTANYRQVVDLTRSGIYDDINDAAAATRRPRRKTGAYINLEQALTPDLGLFARASLSDGRNESLSFTDVDRSISGGLSLKGTAWERPSDTVGIGGAINGLSPSHRAFFANGGLGLLIGDGRLNYGTERAFETYYAMSLTKAVTVSFNYQLVVNPAYNRDRGPANFFGTRLHADF is encoded by the coding sequence ATGCGGTGCGTGGGCGGAGCGGGATTCGGGGTGGCGTTGGGGCTCTGCGCCGGCATGGCGGCGGCGGCCGACCTGCGACCGCCCGCCCCCGCTCTTGCGCCTGCCCCCGCCGACGGGCCGGCCTTCGTCGACTGGTCCGGCCCCTATCTGGGGATCGAGGGCAGTGCCGGAGCCTCGTTCGGCAATTACCGCTTCGGGCCGAGCACCGTCGGCGGCCGGACGATCCCGGCCTTCCAGAGCGGCGATTCGACGAGGCGCTCGGATACCGGCCGCACCGCCACGACGGCGGTCGGCGGCCTGTTCGGCGGCTACAACTGGCAGACCGGCCCCTACCTCTACGGAATCGAGGCCGACCTCTACGGCGCCAACCTCAAGCGTCCGGTCCCCTCGACCGCGCTGGGCTTCGGCTACGAGGACGTCGATCCGGCCTTCAGCGTGATCCGGGGCAAGACCGATCTCTACGGGGCCGTGCGCGCCCGCCTCGGCTATTCGTTCGAGAGCTACCTCGTCTACGCCACCTTCGGGCTCGCGGGCGCCGATGCGCGGGTGCTCGCGACCTACCCGGATGCCGCCGGGACGATGGCGACGGCGCGCAAGGACCTGTCCTTCCTCGGCTTCACCCTCGGGGCCGGCGTGCAATACGCCATTACCCCGAACCTCGCGCTCGGCCTCGACTACCGCTACATCGATCTCGGCCGCTCCGGCCGGTTCGATCTCGGCACCGTGCCGGGCCTCGGGCCGGTCTCGACCCAGGCCGCGTTCTCGTCGCACCAGATGATGGCGCGGCTGTCCTGGTATCCCTACGGCCTCAAGCTGCCGGCGGAAGTGGCCGAGGACGCCCCGGCCAGCCGCGACACCGGCCGCTACTCGTTCCACGGCCAGACCACCTTCGTCAGCCAAGGCGTGCCGGGCTTCCGCGCGCCCTATCGCGGCGAGAACAGCCTGGTGCCGAACCAGGTCCAGTCCACCACCACCGCGACCCTGTTCCTCGGCGTGAAGCTGACCGACAGCACCGAACTCTACTACAACCCGGAATTCTCCCAAGGCTTCGGCCTGTCGCGCACGCTCGGCGTCGCCGGCTTCGTCAACGGCGAGGCCCAGAAGGCCGGCGCGCCGTTCCCGAAGCTGCGCTCCAACCGCTACTTCATCCGCCAGACCTTCGGGCTGGGCGGCGCCACCGAGGACGTGCCGGACGGCGTCAACCAGGTGGCGATGACCCGCGACGTCGAGCGGATCTCGGTCGTGGCCGGCAAGTTCGCGCTCGGCGACTTCTTCGACGGCAACGTCTACGCCCACGACCCGCGGGTCGACTTCATGAACTGGTCGATCTGGGGCTCCTCGGCCTGGGACTTCCCGGCGAACCTCCCCGGCTTCACGCAAGGGCTGATGGTCGAGTACAACCGGCCGGACTTCGCCATCCGGGCCGCCTACACCCAGGTGCCGAAGGAGCCGTCGAACGACGTGCTCGACCCGCGGGTCTTCCAGCGCGCCGGCACCAACATCGAGTTCGAGGAGCGCCACGTCCTGCCGGGCCTCGACCAGCCGGGCAAGCTGCGCATCGGCCTGTTCAGCAATGTCGGCAACACCGCCAATTACCGCCAGGTGGTCGACCTGACGCGGAGCGGGATCTACGACGACATCAACGACGCAGCCGCCGCGACCCGCCGGCCCCGGCGCAAGACCGGCGCCTACATCAACCTGGAGCAGGCCCTGACGCCGGATCTCGGCCTGTTCGCCCGGGCGAGCCTCTCGGACGGGCGCAACGAGAGCCTCTCCTTCACCGATGTCGATCGCTCGATTTCTGGCGGGCTCTCGCTCAAGGGCACCGCCTGGGAACGGCCGAGCGACACGGTCGGCATCGGCGGAGCGATCAACGGCCTGTCGCCGTCGCACCGGGCCTTCTTCGCCAATGGAGGCCTCGGCCTGCTCATCGGCGACGGGCGGCTCAACTACGGCACCGAGCGCGCCTTCGAGACCTACTATGCCATGAGCCTCACCAAGGCGGTCACGGTGTCGTTCAACTACCAGCTGGTCGTGAACCCCGCCTATAACCGCGACCGCGGCCCGGCCAACTTCTTCGGCACCCGCCTGCACGCCGATTTCTGA